The Comamonas testosteroni genome contains the following window.
GCCTGATGGTGCGGGCAGCCGGGTCCACCTCCAGATCCGCATGGCGGATCACCGGCGATGCCTGACCGGCCGCGCGGCGCATCATGGCGCGCAAGCGGGCCTCCAGCTCGTCCATGTCAAAAGGTTTGACCAGGTAGTCATCGGCACCCAGATTGAGCCCCGCGACCCGGTCCTGCACCTGATCGCGTGCCGTGAGGATCAGCACCGGCGTGGCCGGATCCGGCAGTTGCGGCACGCCGGGCCGGCCGGTCTGCTGGCGCAGGCGGCGCACCACCTCGCTGCCATCGCCGTCGGGCAGCCCCAGGTCCAGCAACACGGCATCGAAGCGCTCGGCACTCAGGGCATGCCAGGCCTCGGCCACGCTGGCGCACACGTCCACCGCATAGCCGCGCTGCATGAGATTGGTTCGCAGCCCCGCTGCAATGCCTTCGTTGTCTTCGACCACCAGAATTCGCATGCACGCATTGTGCGCGGCAATCCCCAATCCACTCAACTTGCCGGTCAACGCCGATGCACACCTCCCCTGATCGCGCATGGGCTTGACATCCGCAAGCCAGCATTTCGCCTTAACATCGGCCACCCTCCATTGCCGCAACCTGCCGCAGCGCCTTCATGTTCTTCTTCGATCCGTTTCTGTTTGCGCTGTTCAATGCCGATGCTCAGACGCACTGGTTCAGCATCCAGCTGGCACGTTCGCTCTCGGCCTGGTTGCCCAATCTGAGCGGCGCTCTGGTCCTGCTGGCCCTGGTGTTCGGCTCACCGGCAACGCGTCGCACCATGCTGATGCTGCTGCTGTCCATGGCCATGGCCTGGCTGATCGCCAGACTCATACGCTGGGGCTTCCCGGCTCCGCGCCCATTCCAGCTCAATCTGGGTACGCTATGGATTCAGCATGGCGGACGTGCCGGCTTTCCCAGCCTGCATGCCAGCGGAGCCTTTGCCCTGGCCATGGCCCTCAGCCTGGGCGCAACCCGCCACCGCAAGCCGCTGGTCTGGCTGGCCTGGATAGCCGCCATCGGCATCGCCTGGAGCCGCGTCCATCTGGGGGTGCACTTTGCCTCCGATCTGATGGCCGGCGCGCTGGTAGGCATCAGCGGTGCCCTCATCGTCTGGCATATCGCCTTCCAGCTGCGCCGCCGCCGTCATCTGCGCGTCATGCCGCATCTCAGACGCCTGCGCAGCGCATGGACGGCCCAGGGCTGAGCAAGACCTTAAGCGCTTGTTAAGCAGCGCTTTCTATCGTGGCGGGCATGAAGTCGTCCGCCCCCTCGATCCCTTACCCTCCTCTTCGCCCAGCCTCCTCTCCAGCCCTTCTGGGCTGGACTGTCATCGCCCTGGCCTGCGTACTGGCCTGGGACATGAGCGCCCTGGACATGCCCATGGCGCACTGGTTTGGCAACCGCCAGGGCTTTGCCCTGCAGAACGACTGGTTCATGGTCAATATTGCCCATGAAGGCGCGCGCAAGCTGGCCTGGATCATCGTGATGGGGCTAAGCCTGACGATCTGGTGGCCCGTCGGCTGGCTGCGCAACGTGCCTTATCCACGCCGGATACAGTTGGTGGTGGGTTCATTGATCGCGCTCGTCGTCATGACCCTGATAAAACGCATCAGTGTCACCAGTTGCCCTTGGGATCTCAGCGATTTTGGCGGCGTGGGCCACTATGTCTCTCACTGGGCCTGGGGAGTGACAGACGGTGGCGGCGGCCACTGCTTTCCAGCCGGCCACGCCTCGGCGGGTTTTGCCTTCATCAGCGGCTACTTTGCGCTGCGCCACGACCTGCCGCGCGCCGCGCGCCTGTGGCTTGCTGCGGCCCTGGTGGCTGGTTTTGCCCTGGGCCTGGCGCAGCAGATGCGCGGCGCCCACTTCATGAGCCACACCCTGTGGACCGCCTGGCTTTGCTGGACGGCCAGCTGGTTTTGCGATCTGCTGACCACCCGCCGCCTGGCGCGCCAGGCACCGGCGGATACAGCCATGTCTCCCGACGAGCTGCTTGCCCAGGACTGAGCGCAGCACACATGCAAAGGTCATTCATGCTGCTCTTCGATGCCCCCGTATTTCACTTTCTGAATGCCAACACCCAGAGCCCGCTGTGGTGGATTCAAGCCTCGCGCTTTGCCTCCAACTGGTTGCCCGGCCTGTGCGCCCTGCCCGTGATTGCTGCCATGCTGGCGCTTGCCAAGGGCTGGCAGCGCAGCCTGCAACTGGCCTTGCTGTCCATGGCATGTGCCTGGCTGGCCTGCCGTCTGATTCGCTGGGGCCTGCCCATGCCCAGGCCGGCGCAACTGGGCATGGGCATGCAGTGGATAGCACATGGTGTCAGCGCCAGCTTTCCCAGCATGCACGCCGCCGGCGCCTTTGCCCTGGCTCAGGGCATCAACCTGGGAGTGGGCAGACACCAGCGCTGGCTGGTTGTTGTCGCATGGCTTCTCGCCACCAGCGTGGCACTCAGCCGCGTGGTGCTGGGCGTGCATTTCCCGTCGGACGTTCTGGCCGGCATGCTGGTCGGTGCCGCCAGCGCCGTGCTGGTCTGGCGCAGCGCCCTGCAGATTAAACAAGCCCGGCGCCGCCAACGGCTCAAGCGCCGGCTGCAAACCCAGATCGGCTGAGGCACGCTATCAAAACAAAAGCTGCCAGCGCTTTATCCATGAGCGCTGGGAGCTTTTTTGATGAGGCATGCTTCAAGTCAGAGGCATCGAGCAAGAGCCGCCTCGCAGCGAAGATGCCGTCCCCCTCGGGGGGAAGCGGCATAGCCGCTCAGGGGGCTTATTCCACCCGGCAGATCTTGAGCATATTAGTACCACCGGGCTGGCCCATGGGTTCGCCGCAGGTGATGGCGTAGACATCGCCGGACTGCACGATGCCGCGGGCCAGCAAGTGGCCCTTGGCCTGGTCCAGCGCCATGTCACGCTCGGCGCTGGTATCCATCAGCAAAGGACGCACGTTGCGATACAGCGCCATCTTGCGCTGCGTGGCCAGCTTGGGCGTCAGGGCGTAGATGGGGATATGGATGCGATGACGGCTCATCCACAGCGCGGTCGAACCGGAGTCCGTCAGCGCCACAATGGCCTTGGCACCCAGGTGATGCGCGGTGAACAGCGCGCCGATGGCGATGGCCTGGTCGGTACGCTTGAACTGGCTGTTGCTGAAATCAGCATCCTTGACGCGGTCTTCGGCCGCTTCCGCAGCGGCGCAGATGGCGGCCATTTCACGCACAGTCTCCAGCGGGTATTTGCCGGCAGCGGTTTCGGCGCTCAGCATCACGGCATCGGTACCGTCCAGCACGGCATTGGCCACGTCGCTCACTTCGGCACGGGTGGGCACGGGGTTGGTGATCATGGACTCCATCATCTGGGTCGCGGTGATCACCACCTTGTCCATGTCGCGCGCCATGCGGATCATCTTCTTTTGCAGCGCGGGCACGGCGGCATTGCCCACTTCCACAGCCAGATCGCCACGGGCAACCATGATGCCGTCGGAGACCTTGAGAATCTCTTCCAGACGCGGAATGGCCTCGGCACGCTCGATCTTGGCGATCAGGCCGGGCCTGTGGCCGTACTGGGCAGCGGCCACATTGCACAGCTGGCGTGCCATTTCCATGTCGGTGGCGTTCTTGGGGAAGCTCACGGCCACGTAGTCGGCCTGGAAGGACATCGCGGTCTTGATGTCTTCCATGTCCTTGGCGGTCAGTGCGGGAGCCGTCAGGCCGCCACCTTGCTTGTTGATGCCCTTGTTGTTGGACAGCTCGCCACCCAGCTTGACGACGGTGTGCACCTCTTCACCACGTACTGCGTCCACGGTCAGCACGATCAGACCGTCGTTGAGCAGCAGCACATCGCCAGCCTTCACGTCACGGGGCAGCTCCTTGTAATCAAGGCCCACGCCGTTGATGTCGCCGAGTTCGGTGCGCGATGCGTCGAGCACAAAGCGCTCGCCTGGCTCGAGCATGACCTTGCCCTCGGCAAACTTGCCGACGCGGATCTTGGGACCCTGCAGGTCGGCCATGATGGCCACTTCGCGGCCCGCACGCTGTGCGGCTTCGCGCACCATGGTGGCACGGTCGATATGGTCCTGCGCCTTGCCATGGCTGAAGTTCAGGCGCACGACGTTCACGCCTTCGCGCACCATTTGTTCAAGCAGTTGCGGATCGCTGGAAGCGGGGCCCAGTGTGGCGACGATCTTGGTAGCACGACTCACTTGCATGAAATGTCTCTCTCGCGATGGAATGTAATCGGGTTTCAATTCTGGCACGAATGCGGTTACATGACTGCATCTTGCACAGCACTGCAGCACCAGGCAAGCGCGTCGCAGAACAGAAAAAACAGTAGCTTCTTGCGCCTACCCATCATTGATATCAGGGTAAATAAAGCTTGAAATGTTTATATTTCAAGCGCTTGCAGCTACTGATTCGGAAGCATAAGAGGGAAACTTGCAGCCGAATCGACAAGCGTTGTGCAGCGCATCAATGGCAGCGTCGAAACAGTTTTGCCCGGCAGGTTCAAATGTGCAGGCCTCAGATCAGCCCGTGGGAGAGCAGATAGGTCACCACATGCGTGAGCATGGCGGCCTCGAGTCCGTAGCGCCAGAGCATGATGCCCGCCAGCAGTCCATAGACGCTTTCACACACCAGCAGCTGCAGTACGACCGGCGCCGGCAGCTCGCCGACCATGGTCCAGCCCAGAAACACCGGAATGCAGCCGGACAGCAGGGCAGCCAGCGCGATGGCCGACCAGCCCAGCCGCCAGTCCGGGCGCTGCCGGGGGCTGCCGAAGGCCTTCCACAACATCCACATCACGCCCGTCAGCATGCCAAGACGCAACAGCAACTCTTCGGTAATCGCGCCGTATAGCAGCTTGGGCCATAGCGGCAGACCGTAGACCGGGTCCACAAAAGACATGCTTTCGGGCCAGAGCACGGCCAACGTCACCAGCCAGGCTGCACCGATCACGCCACCGGCCACGCCGGGCAGGCTCAGCACGCGTACGCCACGCCAGGGCATGCGCCCCTCGGCCAGGGCATGAATCAATGGTGCACTCAAGCCCAGCCTCGGGCCCAGACTGACCCCCAGGCCCACGCTCAGCGCCAGCAGGATGCTCAATCCCGCCGTCGCGGCCCAGCCAACCACAATGTCGGAGCCGCCACTCGCCAGAACGGCCAGCCAGGCCGGCGGCGTCGTCCAGGCCAGCGCCACCACACCCGGCAGACCCAGCAACCAAAGCAGCAAACCCATGCGCGCGACAGACTGTGGCCTGGCAGCTGTGCGATGAGACAGGTGGGCAAAGGTCTGCGGCATGCTGAGCTCCGGTTCAAGCCTCTCAGTCACGCATCAACGCTTCGATCTCGTCGACCTTGACCGGCACGCCGCGAGTGATGAGCTCGCAGCCGGTTTCGGTGACGATGGCATCGTCCTCGATGCGGATACCGATGTTGTGGAACTGTTCGGGCACACTAGGTGCCGGACGCACATAGATGCCCGGCTCTATCGTCGTGACCATGCCGGGGCGCAGGATGCGGCTGGGGCGATTGGCAATGGTTTCACCAGAGATCGGGTCCTTGCGCTCGCTGACCACGCCCAGCTCGCTGGGCTCCACATAGCTGCCGCAGTCATGCACATCCATGCCCAGCCAGTGGCCGGTGCGATGCATGTAGAACTGGAAGTAGGCACGCGACTCGATCACATCCTCGGCCGTGCCGTACTTGGTACGGTCCAGCAGTCCCAGGTCCAGCATGCCCTGGGCCAGCACGGCAACAGTGGCGTCATGCGGGTCGTTGAAGCGCTTGCCGGCCTTGGTGACGGCAATCGCCGCTTCCTGGCTGGCCAGCACCAGCTCATAGAGCGCACGCTGCGCTCCGCTGAACTTGCCGTCGGCCGGGAAGGTGCGCGTGATGTCGCTGGCATAACCATCCAGTTCACAGCCCGCATCGATGAGCACCAGCTCGCCCGCGCGCACCGGCGCCTTGTCTGCCTGATAGTGCAGCACGCAGGCATTGGCACCGGCGGCCACGATGGAGCCGTAGGCCACGTACTGCGAGCCATGCTGGCGGAACTCGTGCAGCAGCTCGGCGTCCAGATGATATTCACGCACCTCCTCGCCATTGCGGATCATGCGGGCCGAGCGCTGCATGGCACGTACATGGGCCTGGGCACTGATCTGCGCGGCGCGGCGCATGATGTCCTGCTCATGCTCGTCCTTGAGCAGACGCATTTCATCCAGCAGCGCACAGGCGTCGCCCTGCTGTGTGGGACAGAGCACGCCAAAGCGCGAGCGGGCGCGCACCTGGCTGAGCCAGCCTTCGACCTGTTCGGCCAGGCCCTTGTGGGTGGCGAAGGGGAACCAGACACGCTCGCGGTTTTCCAGCAGGCGCGGCAGGCGGGAATTGATTTCATCGCTGGAGCAGGCCTGATCCATGCCCAGCCTGGCCTTGGCCGCCTCGGGGCCCAGGCGGTAGCCGGTCCAGACCTCGCGCTCCAGATCCTTGGGCTGGCAGAACAGCACGCTCTTGCCGTCGCTGGTCAGCACCAGGCAGGCATTGGGCTCACTAAAGCCCGTGAGGTAGTAGAAGTAGCTGTCGTGGCGATACAGATACTCGGTATCGCGGTTGCGATGCAACTCGGGAGCCGTGGGGATGATGGCGACACCGCCGTCGCCCAACTGGGCGGCCAAGCGTGCGCGGCGTTGGGCATATACAGAAGTCATGGGCATATCGTAATGCTGGCCGGGCATCTGTACATCAGCTTACATCTGCGGATGTCAGCTATTGCGCTCCTGCCCCTGTGTCGATCTGAATCCGGTGGTCAGCAGCGCCATCGCATCATCGGGCACCAGGACCTCGGGCTGGCTCGCGCGCCAGCCCGACCAGAGCAGACTTGCGCCCGACAGGATCAGCAGGCCGCAGACCAGCCACTCCACCAGCCTTTTGGGCCAGGCGGGCGGATGTCTGGCACTCCACCAGGTCACGCCCGTGACGACAGGAAAGGCCAGCGCCGTCCAGCCCATGACCGCCCAGTTCAGCTGTCCCTCCACAGCCACCATGGCAGCGCGCAGCAACGAGCAGGAGACAAACATGGCAAACAGGCAGTGGCGCACCAGCATGCGATCCAGCGGCTGACGATAGAGGTGATAGACCATGGGCGGGCCAGGCGTGGCAAACAAGCCACCGAGCAGTCCCGACGACACGCCGGCCACCCACATGGAAACGGGGCCCGAGGGCTGGTCCAACGCCTTCTTCTGCATCAGCAGCAGCATGGCGCACAGCACGATCACCAGGCCCAGCAGCATGCGCAGGCCGTTGAGCGTATTGCCGCTGAGCCAGTGCAGCAGCAGCACCCCGCCGACCACGCCCAGCACGCTGCTGATGAGCATGGGCTTGAGCATGGCCCAGTCCGGCTCGAAGCGGTAGGCGCGCATATAGCTGACGCCGTTGATGATGGACAGCAGACAGGCCACATTGGCCGCATCGGCAATATTCATCAGGCCAGTGGCGCCTGCCACGCCGACAAAGATCAGCCCGAACGCGAAGCCCGTGAGGTTCTGGCAGAACGCGGCCAGCCCCACCAGAGCCATGAAGAAAACGATTTGCATGCACTCACCCGATGACGGCCACAAGAGGAACTGTGGATTTGCATCCGGTTGCGCCAGTCAGAAAAGTAAAAAGCATAGCAGATGCTTGCCATGGCAAGCATTCGTGCAATCCACAGGGATACGCCTCAACTCATAGCTTCATGCGCATTGCTGGCATGAGTTCCAAAGCAGTTTATGGAGCAAGTATTTTGATCTGCTGCGCCGACCATTCGACCAGCTCGCCACGCTGCGCATGCCAACCTTGGGGCGCGAAATCCGGCCAGTGGCAAAGCAGCTCGCGGGTTGGCACATCCCAGAGCCAGCACTGCCCTTCGCCCACCACCAGCAAGCGACCGTTCACGCAGTGCAGGTGCCGGGCGCGCGGCAAGCCGGGCATGGGCCAGAGCTGGCCCGCATGGCCTTCCTCGGGCACAGGCGCATGGATATCGAAGATCACTACGCCCGGCGCATGCAGGCAGTCGCCAAACCCATCGTCATCCCAGTTGCCCACGTTCCAGATCGCGACGCGCGAGTCATCCAGCCACACGCAGGGCTGGTCCCAGCCCTCGCCCTGCGCCAGCCGCTTGCGCGAGGGGCCGTCTTCGGACTCCCAGCGGTTGCCATCCAGCCAGGCAGACAGCGACCACACGACGGGAATGCCCACGGGCGCCCAGACCCAGCCGTCGTCCAGCAACCATTGCTGAGCAGGGCTAGGCAGAAGACGACCATGGAAATAGTCCAGATAGTGCGGCTGCTCGAACGCCAGCCCGTCGCGCTCGGTCAGGTTCTCGCCCGTCGCGCAATCCATGACATCGAGCCGGTTCCACTGCGTGCGGTGAATCAGCACATCGCGACCCTGGTGCCGAATAAAGGCGATGGAAAAAGGCACGGTTTGGGGGTGGTAGTCGCCCCCGAAAAGCTGCGCGATGCGCTCACCGGTACGCAAGTTCACCAGCACGCCCCATGTACCGCCATCATTGGCAATCACCGCGTAGTCGCCACTGAGCGCGCAATGTACTTTGAAGCCATGCGGCCAGTGCGGCGTAGGCGGTGTGGGTTCCGGCAAGTCCAGCAGCGCCAGTTGCTGGCTCCGCCCATTTGGCAGCTTCAGCGCATGCAAGCCACCGTCCCGGGTCAGCAGCAGCAACTGCCCCCAGCCAGCCTGCGCAGTGCAGGCATGGACGATGTGCGGGCCTGGCCAGTCGATGCTGCGTGCGCTCAAGTCTCAGCCCTGGTTGAGCTGGGCCAGTCGCTCGGGCGTGCCCACATCGACCCAGCGACCGCGGTAGAGCGAGGCACCCACCCGGCCTGCCCGCATGGCGCGGCGCAGCAGCGGGGCCAGCGGCTCGCGCAGGCCCTCGGGGTTTCCCGGCTCCACATCGAACCACGGTGCTGCAAACAGCTCGGCTTTCAGCAGCGCAATCGTGCTGTAGGTATAGCGTGGGCGCTCGTCGTCGGCAGGCAGGTCCAGCGCCTTGCCGTCCTCGCTCAGGCCAAAGTCGCCACGCGGATTGTGTGCAGGATTGGGTACCAGCCACAGGTGGGCCAGTTCATCGCTGTGCGCAAACGCCTGGGCAGCCTTCGCCGCAAAGCTGAAATCCGGCGCATAGACATCGCCTGCAGCCAGCCAGAAAACCCGGTCCAGCTGCGGCAGGGCGCGGCTGATGCCTCCAGCGGTTTCAAAGGCTTTCTCGGGCTCCGCCGAATAGGAAAGCAATAATTTCGCACTCGCGCCCCCATCGGGCTGCGGCACAAATTCATCGCCGAAATACCCAGGAATCTGCGCCCCCAGCCAGCCGGTATTGATGACGGCTCGCGGCACGCCGGCAGCCAGCAGCGCCTGCATGTGCAGCTGCAACAGCGGCACACCCTGCACCTTGAGCAGCGGCTTGGGCGTGACATCGGTCAGCGGCCGCATGCGCTCGCCCCGGCCTGCGGCCAGCAGCATTGCAGGGGGTTGCACCAGGAGGGAAGCAGCGTTTTCTACAGTCATTGCAATCAGCTTGTCAACATGGTTTGAGGTGCGCAAGACACCTGTTTCTGGGGTTGCACTGTAGAGCATTGACCCGCATCCCGCCTGCGAAAATTGGGCCTCCATTAAAATAATGGGCTTAGCAGAATTACCCCTCCTTTTCGGAGCGCCCTGATGGCCAACACTCAAAATATGGCGAATGCAATCCGTGCACTCGCAATGGATGCCGTTCAACAAGCCAATTCCGGCCACCCCGGTGCCCCCATGGGCATGGCCGACATGGCCGTAGCGCTGTGGAGCCGCCACCTCCAGCACAACCCCGTGAACCCTCACTGGGCCAACCGCGACCGCTTCATTCTGTCGAACGGCCATGGCTCCATGCTGATCTATGCGCTGCTGCACCTGAGCGGCTACGACCTGCCCATCGAAGAGCTGAAGAACTTCCGTCAGCTGCACAGCAAGACTGCAGGCCACCCCGAAGTGGGCATTACCCCCGGCGTGGAAACCACCACCGGCCCTCTGGGCCAGGGCATCACCAATGCCGTGGGTTTTGCACTGGCTGAAAAGCTGCTGGCTGCCGAGTTCAACAAGGACAAGCACGAGATCGTCGACCACCACACTTATGTGTTCCTGGGCGATGGCTGCCTGATGGAAGGCATCTCGCATGAAGCCGCCGCCCTGGCTGGTGCCTGGAAGCTGAACAAGCTGATCGCCCTGTACGACGACAACGGCATTTCCATCGACGGCAAGGTCGCCCCCTGGTTCATCGACAACACGCCCGAGCGTTTTGAAGCCTATGGCTGGAACGTGATCCGCGCCGTGGACGGCCACAACGTGGACGCCCTGGACAAGGCCATCGCCGCTGCCAAGAAGAGCGCCGACAAGCCCACGCTGATCTGCTGCAAGACCCATATCGGCAAGGGCTCGCCCAACCGTCAGGACACGGCCAAGGCCCACGGCGAACCTCTGGGCGCCGAAGAAATCGCACTGACCCGCGCGGCTCTGGGCTGGACTCATGGCCCCTTCGAGATCCCTGCCGAGGTCTACACCGACTGGAACGCCAAGGATCTGGGCACCAAGGCCGAAGCTGCCTGGAACGAAAAGTTCGCAGCCTACACCGCTGCCTTCCCCGAGCAAGCCGCCGAGTTCACCCGCCGCATGGCTGGCGATCTGCCCGCCAACTTCGGTGAAATCGCCGCCAAGATCGCCTCCGACGCCCATGACGCCGGTGCCACCGTGGCCAGCCGCAAGGCCAGCCAGCTGGCCCTGGAAGGCCTGACAGCTGCCCTGCCCGAGCTGCTGGGCGGCTCTGCCGACCTGACCGGCTCCAACCTGACCAACACCAAGTCCACTCCCTCTTTCCGCGTGGATGACAAGGGTGCCGTGGTCAAGACCGAAGAAGGCCAGATCGGCCGCCACATCAACTACGGTGTGCGCGAGTTCGGCATGGCCGCCATCATGAACGGTGTGGCGCTGCACGGCGGCTTCATCCCCTACGGCGGCACCTTCCTGACCTTCTCCGACTACAGCCGCAACGCCATCCGCATGGCCGCCCTGATGAAGCAGCGCGTGATCCATGTGTTCACGCACGACTCCATCGGCCTGGGCGAAGACGGCCCCACCCACCAGTCCATCGAGCACGCAGCCTCCCTGCGCCTGATCCCCGGTCTGGACGTGTGGCGCCCCGCCGACACCACCGAGACCGCCGTGGCCTGGACCGTGGCCCTGAGCCAGAAGAACAAGCCCACAGCCATGCTGCTGAGCCGCCAGAACCTGGCTTACTCGCCCAAGAGCGAAGACGCGCTGGACGACATCGCCTGCGGCGCCTACGTGCTCTCCGAGCCCAAGGATGTGGGCCTGAAGGGCAAGAAGGCCCAGGCCGTGATCATCGCCACCGGCTCCGAAGTGCAGCTGGCTCTGGCTGCCCAGAAGCAGCTGGCCGAACGCAAGATCGCCGTGCGCGTGGTCTCCATGCCCAGCACCACGACCTTCGACAAGCAGGATGTGAAGTACAAGAAGGCCGTGCTGCCCGCCGGCCTGCCCCGCATCGCCGTGGAAATGGGCGTGACCGACTTCTGGTGGAAGTACGGCTGCGCCGCCGTGGTCGGCATCGACACCTACGGCGAGTCCGCTCCCGCAGGCGTGCTGTTCAAGCACTTCGGCTTCACCGCCGAGAATGTGGCCGATACCGTGCAGGTCGCCCTGCAGAACGCTGCCAAGTAAGCGAAAAAGGGGCCTCGTGCCCCTTTTTTCCGGCTGAAGTTTGCTTACCCGCAGTTCTCAGCCATCCGGACCAGGCCTCAGGGAGCCGAGTCCGGGCACAATCCGCTCCGGTTTTTCATTACTCACTATCTACGAGGCAACTATGACGATCAAGGTTGGTATCAACGGCTTCGGCCGCATTGGCCGCAACGTGCTGCGTTCCGCAGTGCAAAACTTCTCCGACATCGAAATCGTCGGCATCAACGACCTGCTGGAGCCTGACTACCTGGCTTACATGTTGAAGTACGACAGCGTGCACGGTCGTTTCGACGGTGAAGTTTCTGTCGAAGGCAACACCCTGGTCGTCAACGGCAAGAAGATCCGCCTGACGCAAGAGCGCGACCCCGCCAACCTGAAGTGGAACGAAGTCGGCGCCGACATCGTGATCGAGTCCACCGGCCTGTTCCTGACCAAGGAAACCGCCCAGAAGCACATCGACGCTGGCGCCAAGAAGGTCATCCTGTCCGCTCCTTCCAAGGACGACACCCCCATGTTCGTGTTCGGCGTGAACCACGGCACCTACAAGGGCGAGGCCATCATCTCCAACGCTTCCTGCACCACCAACTGCCTGGCTCCCGTGGCCAAGGTGCTGAACGACAAGTGGGGCATCAAGCGCGGCCTGATGACCACCGTGCACGCAGCGACCGCCACGCAAAAG
Protein-coding sequences here:
- a CDS encoding aminopeptidase P N-terminal domain-containing protein encodes the protein MPGQHYDMPMTSVYAQRRARLAAQLGDGGVAIIPTAPELHRNRDTEYLYRHDSYFYYLTGFSEPNACLVLTSDGKSVLFCQPKDLEREVWTGYRLGPEAAKARLGMDQACSSDEINSRLPRLLENRERVWFPFATHKGLAEQVEGWLSQVRARSRFGVLCPTQQGDACALLDEMRLLKDEHEQDIMRRAAQISAQAHVRAMQRSARMIRNGEEVREYHLDAELLHEFRQHGSQYVAYGSIVAAGANACVLHYQADKAPVRAGELVLIDAGCELDGYASDITRTFPADGKFSGAQRALYELVLASQEAAIAVTKAGKRFNDPHDATVAVLAQGMLDLGLLDRTKYGTAEDVIESRAYFQFYMHRTGHWLGMDVHDCGSYVEPSELGVVSERKDPISGETIANRPSRILRPGMVTTIEPGIYVRPAPSVPEQFHNIGIRIEDDAIVTETGCELITRGVPVKVDEIEALMRD
- a CDS encoding sulfite exporter TauE/SafE family protein; amino-acid sequence: MQIVFFMALVGLAAFCQNLTGFAFGLIFVGVAGATGLMNIADAANVACLLSIINGVSYMRAYRFEPDWAMLKPMLISSVLGVVGGVLLLHWLSGNTLNGLRMLLGLVIVLCAMLLLMQKKALDQPSGPVSMWVAGVSSGLLGGLFATPGPPMVYHLYRQPLDRMLVRHCLFAMFVSCSLLRAAMVAVEGQLNWAVMGWTALAFPVVTGVTWWSARHPPAWPKRLVEWLVCGLLILSGASLLWSGWRASQPEVLVPDDAMALLTTGFRSTQGQERNS
- a CDS encoding response regulator transcription factor, producing the protein MRILVVEDNEGIAAGLRTNLMQRGYAVDVCASVAEAWHALSAERFDAVLLDLGLPDGDGSEVVRRLRQQTGRPGVPQLPDPATPVLILTARDQVQDRVAGLNLGADDYLVKPFDMDELEARLRAMMRRAAGQASPVIRHADLEVDPAARTIRQAGQKVEVSPREFAVLWALLLARGRVLSRPQIEEHLYSWGDTVDSNAVEVYVHHLRKKLGQKIIVTMRGVGYFMPQEQE
- the pyk gene encoding pyruvate kinase: MQVSRATKIVATLGPASSDPQLLEQMVREGVNVVRLNFSHGKAQDHIDRATMVREAAQRAGREVAIMADLQGPKIRVGKFAEGKVMLEPGERFVLDASRTELGDINGVGLDYKELPRDVKAGDVLLLNDGLIVLTVDAVRGEEVHTVVKLGGELSNNKGINKQGGGLTAPALTAKDMEDIKTAMSFQADYVAVSFPKNATDMEMARQLCNVAAAQYGHRPGLIAKIERAEAIPRLEEILKVSDGIMVARGDLAVEVGNAAVPALQKKMIRMARDMDKVVITATQMMESMITNPVPTRAEVSDVANAVLDGTDAVMLSAETAAGKYPLETVREMAAICAAAEAAEDRVKDADFSNSQFKRTDQAIAIGALFTAHHLGAKAIVALTDSGSTALWMSRHRIHIPIYALTPKLATQRKMALYRNVRPLLMDTSAERDMALDQAKGHLLARGIVQSGDVYAITCGEPMGQPGGTNMLKICRVE
- a CDS encoding phosphatase PAP2 family protein, yielding MLLFDAPVFHFLNANTQSPLWWIQASRFASNWLPGLCALPVIAAMLALAKGWQRSLQLALLSMACAWLACRLIRWGLPMPRPAQLGMGMQWIAHGVSASFPSMHAAGAFALAQGINLGVGRHQRWLVVVAWLLATSVALSRVVLGVHFPSDVLAGMLVGAASAVLVWRSALQIKQARRRQRLKRRLQTQIG
- a CDS encoding phosphatase PAP2 family protein; this translates as MKSSAPSIPYPPLRPASSPALLGWTVIALACVLAWDMSALDMPMAHWFGNRQGFALQNDWFMVNIAHEGARKLAWIIVMGLSLTIWWPVGWLRNVPYPRRIQLVVGSLIALVVMTLIKRISVTSCPWDLSDFGGVGHYVSHWAWGVTDGGGGHCFPAGHASAGFAFISGYFALRHDLPRAARLWLAAALVAGFALGLAQQMRGAHFMSHTLWTAWLCWTASWFCDLLTTRRLARQAPADTAMSPDELLAQD
- a CDS encoding phosphatase PAP2 family protein — protein: MFFFDPFLFALFNADAQTHWFSIQLARSLSAWLPNLSGALVLLALVFGSPATRRTMLMLLLSMAMAWLIARLIRWGFPAPRPFQLNLGTLWIQHGGRAGFPSLHASGAFALAMALSLGATRHRKPLVWLAWIAAIGIAWSRVHLGVHFASDLMAGALVGISGALIVWHIAFQLRRRRHLRVMPHLRRLRSAWTAQG
- a CDS encoding abortive infection protein, whose amino-acid sequence is MPQTFAHLSHRTAARPQSVARMGLLLWLLGLPGVVALAWTTPPAWLAVLASGGSDIVVGWAATAGLSILLALSVGLGVSLGPRLGLSAPLIHALAEGRMPWRGVRVLSLPGVAGGVIGAAWLVTLAVLWPESMSFVDPVYGLPLWPKLLYGAITEELLLRLGMLTGVMWMLWKAFGSPRQRPDWRLGWSAIALAALLSGCIPVFLGWTMVGELPAPVVLQLLVCESVYGLLAGIMLWRYGLEAAMLTHVVTYLLSHGLI
- a CDS encoding nucleotidyltransferase family protein, which translates into the protein MTVENAASLLVQPPAMLLAAGRGERMRPLTDVTPKPLLKVQGVPLLQLHMQALLAAGVPRAVINTGWLGAQIPGYFGDEFVPQPDGGASAKLLLSYSAEPEKAFETAGGISRALPQLDRVFWLAAGDVYAPDFSFAAKAAQAFAHSDELAHLWLVPNPAHNPRGDFGLSEDGKALDLPADDERPRYTYSTIALLKAELFAAPWFDVEPGNPEGLREPLAPLLRRAMRAGRVGASLYRGRWVDVGTPERLAQLNQG